One genomic region from Campylobacter concisus encodes:
- a CDS encoding TatD family hydrolase, which produces MIIDTHCHLDSKVYDPDLDKILDEARNLGLKGFIIPGADINDLPKAAKIAHENSDIFFAAGVHPYDKESFSIEILRNFAKDEKCVAIGECGLDYFRLPKDENEKIKEKEDQKRIFLAQLDLAVELKKPVILHIREANEDSFNILKEYAPKLEAGAILHCYNASPLLLELCKFGNFYFGIGGVLTFKNAKNLVEILPKIPFDRIVIETDAPYLTPEPNRGKRNEPAFTTFVAKKIAEILNLEFEVVCEKTSNNAKRLFKCFA; this is translated from the coding sequence ATGATTATAGATACGCATTGTCATTTAGATAGTAAAGTTTATGATCCTGACCTTGATAAAATTTTAGATGAAGCTAGAAATTTAGGGCTAAAAGGCTTTATTATCCCGGGAGCTGATATCAATGATTTACCAAAAGCGGCTAAAATAGCGCATGAAAATTCTGACATTTTCTTTGCTGCTGGAGTTCATCCATATGATAAAGAGAGTTTTAGTATTGAAATTTTAAGAAATTTTGCTAAAGATGAAAAGTGTGTGGCGATTGGTGAATGTGGTCTAGACTACTTTCGCTTACCAAAAGATGAAAATGAAAAGATAAAAGAAAAAGAGGATCAAAAACGTATTTTTTTAGCTCAACTTGATTTAGCTGTTGAGTTAAAAAAACCCGTTATTCTTCACATTAGGGAGGCTAATGAGGACTCTTTTAATATCTTAAAAGAGTATGCACCAAAGCTTGAAGCTGGAGCGATTTTGCACTGTTATAATGCTTCGCCACTTCTTTTAGAGCTTTGTAAATTTGGGAATTTTTACTTTGGCATAGGCGGTGTTTTAACATTTAAAAATGCTAAAAATTTAGTCGAAATTTTGCCAAAAATCCCATTTGACAGGATAGTTATTGAAACTGACGCTCCTTATCTCACGCCAGAACCAAATCGTGGTAAGAGAAATGAGCCGGCGTTTACGACATTTGTTGCTAAAAAGATAGCTGAAATTTTAAACCTTGAGTTTGAAGTTGTTTGTGAAAAAACTTCGAATAATGCCAAAAGGTTGTTTAAGTGCTTTGCTTAA
- a CDS encoding GGDEF domain-containing response regulator translates to MERILVVDDNKALAKLIVMQMEKTIDEMAIDVAYSFAEAKTLISEHDKDYFMTILDLNLPDAPNGEIVDYALSKGLSAIVLTGSIDDETRQNFINKDIVDYVYKGNMDDINYIFQMINRLSKNRQYNVLVVEDSLPFRNMIKKILTSLQFKVLAAAHGEEAMNYFADNPDINLIITDYRMPVKDGLEVLKEVRKEKDKNSLGVIVMTSPSEKTDASIFLKNGASDFIAKPFSKEELICRVNNTIEAMENINKIANFANRDFLTGVYNRRFFYSDVEEYVQVAEEANEPYAFAMIDVDYFKKINDKYGHDGGDKVLKSIAKILNDNTKGSDIVARFGGEEFCVVLKKINKEEAVKFFVNLRAKVAENEVTIKKEKVKVTISIGVSFGNGHCEIDDMLEACDSALYTAKENGRNRVEIAL, encoded by the coding sequence ATGGAAAGAATCCTTGTAGTTGATGATAATAAGGCGTTAGCAAAGCTGATTGTTATGCAAATGGAAAAGACTATTGATGAGATGGCAATTGATGTCGCATATAGTTTTGCCGAGGCTAAGACATTAATTAGCGAGCATGACAAAGATTATTTTATGACTATTTTGGATTTAAATTTACCAGATGCTCCAAATGGAGAGATCGTTGATTATGCGCTTTCCAAAGGACTTTCGGCTATCGTTTTAACAGGTAGCATTGACGATGAAACAAGGCAAAATTTTATAAATAAAGATATTGTGGATTATGTTTATAAAGGGAATATGGACGATATCAACTATATCTTTCAAATGATAAATAGACTGAGCAAAAATAGACAATACAATGTTTTGGTTGTTGAAGACTCGCTTCCTTTTAGAAATATGATAAAAAAGATATTAACCAGCCTTCAGTTTAAAGTCTTGGCCGCAGCTCACGGCGAAGAGGCGATGAATTATTTTGCGGATAATCCTGATATAAATCTTATAATAACTGATTATAGAATGCCAGTAAAAGATGGCCTTGAAGTTTTAAAAGAGGTCAGAAAAGAAAAAGATAAAAATAGTCTTGGCGTAATTGTTATGACATCGCCTAGCGAAAAGACTGACGCATCAATATTTTTAAAAAATGGTGCGAGCGATTTTATAGCAAAGCCATTTTCAAAAGAAGAGCTAATATGCCGCGTTAATAATACGATCGAAGCTATGGAAAATATAAACAAAATAGCAAATTTTGCAAATCGCGACTTCTTAACCGGAGTTTATAATAGAAGATTTTTTTATTCTGACGTAGAAGAGTATGTTCAAGTAGCTGAAGAGGCTAATGAGCCTTACGCTTTTGCAATGATTGATGTTGATTATTTTAAGAAGATAAATGATAAATATGGCCATGATGGCGGAGATAAGGTACTAAAATCAATCGCAAAAATTTTAAATGACAATACAAAAGGAAGCGATATCGTTGCTAGATTTGGCGGTGAAGAATTTTGCGTTGTCCTTAAAAAGATAAATAAAGAAGAAGCTGTTAAATTTTTTGTAAATTTACGAGCCAAAGTGGCTGAAAATGAAGTAACTATAAAAAAGGAAAAAGTAAAAGTTACTATATCAATAGGTGTATCTTTTGGCAATGGGCATTGCGAGATAGACGATATGCTTGAGGCTTGCGATTCAGCACTTTACACCGCAAAAGAAAATGGTAGAAATAGAGTAGAAATAGCTTTATGA